Proteins from a single region of Sphaerochaeta globosa str. Buddy:
- a CDS encoding NAD(+)/NADH kinase, protein MEERLVRHVLIIANWRKEASHALSQTISEYLTQKGITSSIFRTNAEDEPLLVDEGTDLVICLGGDGTVLYCARYLQDLGIPILAINLGTFGFITEISVDEWQEAIEFYLSGKNCISRRLMIRTSVLREGVKVFTAHGLNEMVVSSSGISKVISMALRIGDTDAGFFRSDGMIIATPTGSTGYSLAAGGPILDVDLSSLIITPICPFTLSNRPLVVSGESRVTLTIPKGQRTGLVLSLDGQQTFPLMEEDVIIVEKSRSKALLVTSERRNFIEVLRDKLNWSGGGLHA, encoded by the coding sequence ATGGAAGAGAGGCTTGTGCGGCACGTACTGATAATTGCTAATTGGAGAAAGGAAGCTTCCCATGCTCTCTCGCAAACCATCTCTGAATATCTGACGCAAAAGGGTATTACGAGCTCAATTTTTCGTACCAATGCGGAGGATGAACCCCTGCTCGTAGACGAAGGTACCGATCTGGTTATCTGTCTCGGTGGTGATGGAACCGTTCTCTATTGTGCTCGCTATCTGCAGGATCTTGGAATTCCCATTCTTGCCATCAACCTGGGAACCTTTGGTTTTATTACCGAGATATCGGTTGATGAATGGCAGGAAGCCATTGAATTCTATTTATCGGGAAAGAACTGCATCAGCAGGCGTTTGATGATCCGCACCTCGGTCCTGCGTGAAGGGGTGAAGGTATTCACCGCCCATGGCTTGAATGAGATGGTAGTTTCCTCCAGTGGAATCAGCAAGGTTATCAGCATGGCTCTTCGTATCGGCGATACCGATGCAGGATTCTTCCGTTCCGATGGAATGATTATTGCGACCCCGACCGGTTCCACCGGCTACAGTCTTGCGGCCGGCGGCCCGATTCTCGATGTGGACCTATCCTCGCTGATTATAACCCCGATTTGTCCGTTTACGCTTTCCAACCGTCCTTTGGTGGTCAGTGGCGAGTCGCGGGTTACCCTTACCATCCCCAAGGGGCAGAGAACCGGCCTCGTTCTTTCCCTCGATGGACAACAGACCTTCCCTTTGATGGAGGAGGATGTCATTATTGTGGAGAAATCGCGCAGCAAAGCCCTCTTGGTCACAAGCGAAAGGCGTAATTTCATAGAAGTACTCCGTGATAAACTGAATTGGTCAGGAGGAGGGCTCCATGCTTGA
- the recN gene encoding DNA repair protein RecN: MLERLEIHHYALIEDSTIEFSDGFSVITGETGAGKSIILGALSLLLGEKTEVQSIRNGCDFATVSASFYVASPMGAHLSAYLQREELELEEETLVVSRTIKSNGRSSITIQGRLATRSELALITSELLDISAQRDHQSLLSTSHQLSVLDAFGSCEAEKGAYRSAYELFQSLKAELEQKQAQLDATKRELDYLSYAVDEITKIDPKAGEDEEIATQVQLIASFEHIHEALSQSVSLLHGGEQGLSALASLHQAKTQLAIACKADSSLSSLAERLESSSIEIQDIYESVRDYLNGMTYSETELDRLQSRLAQLQRLKKKYGPTLDAVLLFLVQSKEKLSLSEQGEIVLSKLEKQIRLANETLMEKAVALQKKRKATALLLAGEVEGKLRTLGMKEAVFSIAFAQTSPSASGIDEVSFQICANPGLEMRSIKDVASGGELSRIMLAVKTSLAQSDAVPTLIFDEVDAGIGGSVALSVAEQLVHLAVSHQIIVITHLASIASKADHHLVVSKEIRSGMSYSTIKAVKDAERQKEIARMLSGDDTSIESLGHARKLLEKGS, encoded by the coding sequence ATGCTTGAACGGCTAGAGATTCATCACTACGCACTCATTGAGGACAGCACCATCGAATTTTCGGATGGGTTTAGTGTCATCACCGGCGAAACAGGTGCAGGAAAGTCCATAATTTTGGGAGCATTGTCCCTGTTGCTCGGTGAGAAAACAGAAGTGCAGTCGATACGCAATGGTTGCGACTTTGCAACCGTCAGTGCCTCGTTCTATGTCGCCTCGCCGATGGGAGCACACCTATCAGCGTATCTACAAAGAGAGGAATTGGAACTGGAGGAAGAAACGCTTGTAGTGAGCAGAACCATTAAGAGCAACGGTCGTTCCTCCATTACCATCCAAGGAAGGCTGGCTACACGATCGGAGCTTGCCCTCATCACCAGCGAACTACTCGATATCAGCGCCCAGCGCGACCACCAAAGTCTCCTATCCACATCCCATCAGCTCTCCGTTCTCGACGCATTCGGCTCTTGCGAAGCTGAAAAAGGTGCATATCGAAGCGCGTACGAACTTTTTCAGAGCCTGAAAGCCGAGCTTGAGCAGAAACAAGCCCAACTGGATGCAACCAAACGGGAGCTGGACTACCTCAGTTATGCTGTTGATGAAATCACCAAGATTGATCCGAAGGCCGGTGAAGACGAGGAGATTGCCACCCAGGTGCAACTCATCGCTTCCTTCGAGCATATTCATGAAGCACTAAGCCAGTCGGTTTCCCTGTTGCACGGCGGAGAACAAGGCCTGAGTGCCTTAGCCTCGCTTCATCAGGCAAAAACACAGCTTGCCATCGCATGCAAGGCAGATTCCTCCTTGTCCAGCCTTGCAGAACGTCTTGAATCATCTTCAATTGAGATACAGGATATTTATGAGAGCGTCCGCGATTATCTGAATGGCATGACATACAGCGAAACCGAGCTCGACCGCCTGCAAAGTCGGCTTGCCCAGCTGCAGCGGTTGAAAAAGAAGTACGGTCCGACTCTGGATGCTGTCCTCTTGTTTCTGGTTCAAAGCAAAGAGAAGCTCAGCTTGTCGGAACAAGGGGAAATTGTACTGAGTAAGTTGGAGAAACAGATTAGGCTTGCCAATGAAACACTGATGGAAAAGGCCGTAGCCCTGCAAAAGAAGCGCAAAGCAACTGCGTTGCTCCTTGCCGGTGAAGTCGAAGGAAAACTGAGAACCTTGGGAATGAAGGAGGCGGTGTTCTCCATTGCTTTCGCCCAGACCAGTCCTTCAGCAAGCGGCATCGATGAGGTGAGCTTCCAAATATGTGCAAACCCGGGACTTGAGATGCGCTCCATCAAGGATGTTGCAAGCGGGGGTGAACTCAGCCGCATCATGCTTGCAGTCAAAACTTCGCTTGCACAAAGCGATGCCGTCCCCACGTTGATTTTTGATGAGGTCGATGCCGGTATCGGCGGCAGTGTAGCCCTTTCCGTAGCCGAGCAGCTCGTCCATCTTGCAGTCTCACATCAAATAATTGTGATAACGCATCTTGCTTCCATCGCCAGCAAGGCAGACCATCATCTGGTGGTAAGCAAGGAAATTCGCAGTGGAATGAGCTACTCAACCATCAAAGCAGTCAAGGATGCCGAACGTCAGAAAGAGATTGCCCGTATGCTCAGCGGTGACGACACCAGCATAGAGAGCTTGGGCCACGCTAGGAAATTATTGGAGAAGGGGAGCTGA
- a CDS encoding GNAT family N-acetyltransferase, whose protein sequence is MEYYQTENGFAYGKPPVARIVTRRIGVDKLAIDHTYVSAELRGQGIARQLVLLAVEQAQKEGRLIVPLCSYAARVLNENPALSELITFL, encoded by the coding sequence ATGGAGTATTACCAGACTGAGAATGGTTTTGCCTATGGCAAGCCTCCTGTAGCACGAATCGTAACGCGTCGGATCGGTGTTGATAAGCTTGCGATCGATCACACCTATGTTTCTGCCGAGCTCAGAGGGCAGGGCATCGCCCGCCAGCTGGTGTTGCTAGCCGTCGAGCAGGCACAAAAAGAGGGACGTTTGATCGTCCCCCTCTGTTCCTATGCGGCAAGAGTACTCAATGAAAATCCTGCTCTTTCCGAGCTTATTACGTTTCTTTGA
- a CDS encoding DUF3536 domain-containing protein — protein sequence MNIQQQEKTSLILHGHFYQPPRENPQTGIIGKQLSASPFPDWNERIHADCYSANSHSRYLSAYRRILSMTNNYASISFNFGPTLLSWMQKQHPETYELILQADRQSVERLGFGNAIAQAFNHSILPLCTKEDARTQILWGLDDFNRRFGRAAQGLWLSETAINPMVIDLLAESGVTFVILSPWQCRAISKDESSIQGLNGKPAPYDRPFLLQGKSGKTVNAFFYNHQLAEGISFGHYLRDADQLYERLLTIKTEEKAQLIHTATDGEIYGHHEPYGDMALAALIKKVEDRDDFSFTNYAAYLSEHPATEWAHLHEGEEEKGTSWSCSHGVSRWYRDCGCHTGGDESWNQKWRTPLRKAFDHLSQNIDTIFFTEVKRLLGPQVEALSLLYAFAPVASGQMEMETFLAAYSNDPSVREQLAQLLLAQKYKHFAYTSCGWFFNDLAGLEPRQNITYALMAVQLCQRFSTDELMMTLLDDLSKAKANRKQDGNGQNLAMESLQQLRGEVEAALFFTLNRRIAKSDDYRDSYGYFTLESYSLLEDQQVVLTLLNKQSLVRYICTAVDLHPELMQLEYSITVQNTTEGEEQTYYLDHDDIHLRMRDALFDQIDRTVCSLDQNQIKQLSRNLYHYASLATNIPYLPMGALYQELIGSTLQAIKSLFMYGSLSMWDEFKKDFELMLDFFLKYGKQPDLDLIKTIFDTQMWSLAEKIQTFGLYDQNSRFILEFLEIIRKRGYQPDLTAIQDAIYPYMSMQKRLPPSTDANLINTLGTMLNFELTIKET from the coding sequence ATGAATATACAGCAACAAGAGAAAACCTCACTTATCCTGCATGGGCATTTTTATCAGCCCCCCAGAGAGAATCCCCAGACTGGAATCATCGGGAAGCAACTCTCTGCCAGCCCTTTTCCAGATTGGAACGAACGGATTCATGCTGATTGCTACAGTGCAAACAGCCATTCGCGCTATCTCTCGGCGTATCGCAGAATCTTGAGCATGACCAATAATTACGCATCCATAAGTTTCAACTTCGGCCCCACCCTGCTCTCTTGGATGCAGAAGCAGCACCCTGAGACGTACGAACTGATCCTCCAAGCGGATCGTCAAAGTGTAGAGCGGCTTGGATTCGGCAACGCCATCGCCCAGGCTTTCAATCACTCCATTCTCCCGCTTTGTACAAAAGAGGATGCAAGAACCCAAATCCTTTGGGGTTTGGATGATTTCAACCGACGTTTCGGCAGGGCCGCCCAAGGCTTGTGGTTGTCTGAAACTGCTATCAATCCGATGGTCATCGACCTGCTGGCGGAAAGCGGTGTCACCTTTGTGATTCTCTCCCCCTGGCAATGCAGAGCCATATCCAAGGACGAGTCGAGCATCCAAGGACTGAACGGCAAGCCGGCTCCGTATGACAGGCCTTTTTTACTGCAAGGCAAAAGCGGAAAGACCGTCAATGCCTTTTTCTACAACCATCAGTTGGCTGAAGGAATAAGCTTCGGGCATTACCTCAGGGACGCAGACCAGCTGTATGAACGGCTTCTGACGATCAAGACTGAGGAAAAGGCGCAACTCATTCATACCGCCACCGACGGGGAAATCTACGGGCACCACGAACCCTACGGCGATATGGCCCTGGCGGCCCTCATCAAGAAGGTTGAGGACCGAGACGATTTTTCCTTCACCAACTATGCCGCCTACCTGAGCGAACATCCGGCAACCGAGTGGGCTCACCTGCACGAAGGCGAGGAGGAGAAGGGCACAAGCTGGTCCTGCTCCCACGGGGTGAGCCGTTGGTATCGTGACTGTGGTTGCCATACCGGTGGGGATGAGAGCTGGAACCAGAAATGGAGAACTCCGTTGCGAAAGGCGTTCGACCATCTCAGCCAGAACATCGATACTATCTTTTTTACAGAAGTCAAACGCCTGCTGGGACCTCAGGTCGAGGCATTATCACTTTTATATGCCTTTGCACCGGTCGCTTCCGGACAGATGGAAATGGAAACATTTTTGGCAGCGTACAGCAATGATCCATCGGTCAGGGAACAACTGGCGCAGTTGCTGTTGGCACAAAAGTACAAACACTTCGCCTACACCAGTTGCGGTTGGTTTTTCAACGACCTGGCAGGCCTGGAACCCAGGCAGAACATTACCTATGCCCTGATGGCTGTACAGCTGTGCCAACGGTTCTCCACTGATGAGCTGATGATGACGTTGCTGGACGACCTGAGCAAGGCAAAGGCCAACAGGAAGCAAGACGGCAACGGCCAAAACCTTGCTATGGAGAGCCTGCAACAGCTGCGCGGTGAAGTTGAGGCTGCCCTGTTTTTCACCCTCAACCGACGTATAGCCAAAAGCGACGACTATAGGGACTCGTATGGATACTTCACCCTTGAGTCCTACTCCCTGCTTGAGGACCAACAGGTTGTGCTGACACTGCTCAACAAGCAATCCCTGGTCCGTTATATCTGTACCGCCGTTGATCTGCATCCGGAATTGATGCAATTGGAATACTCCATCACCGTCCAGAATACAACCGAGGGTGAAGAGCAGACCTATTATCTGGATCATGATGATATACACCTACGCATGCGGGATGCTTTGTTCGACCAAATCGATCGTACCGTCTGTTCGCTCGACCAGAACCAAATCAAGCAACTCTCCCGCAATCTGTATCACTATGCGAGTTTGGCAACCAATATCCCCTATCTACCGATGGGTGCACTGTACCAGGAGTTGATCGGATCCACGCTGCAGGCAATAAAGAGTCTTTTCATGTATGGAAGTCTCTCGATGTGGGATGAGTTCAAGAAGGATTTTGAGCTGATGCTTGACTTCTTTCTCAAGTACGGCAAACAGCCGGACCTTGATCTGATAAAAACCATCTTCGATACGCAGATGTGGTCGCTGGCGGAGAAAATCCAGACGTTCGGACTGTATGACCAGAACAGCCGTTTCATCCTGGAGTTCTTGGAAATCATTCGAAAGCGTGGGTATCAACCTGATCTGACAGCCATCCAGGATGCAATATATCCCTATATGAGCATGCAAAAGAGGCTGCCACCATCCACTGATGCAAACCTGATCAACACCTTGGGCACTATGCTGAACTTTGAGCTAACAATCAAAGAAACGTAA
- the deoD gene encoding purine-nucleoside phosphorylase — MSIHIVAEKGSIAPTVLLPGDPLRARHIAQTYLTEVTQYNEIRGMFGFTGYWQGNRVSVQGTGMGMPSFSIYANELIDSYGANRLVRVGTCGTMSKKLQLKDILIAQAADCDSAMNASRFGTYQYAPTASFELLCKAYEHAKAAKVGFQVGNVFTSDQFYDLHGEQKKLIAQSVGTMAIDMETCELYTLAHLKGVQALTLLTVSDSLLTGEQVNPKERQSTFDAMVDLALLTLFD; from the coding sequence ATGAGCATCCATATTGTTGCTGAAAAAGGAAGCATTGCACCTACCGTCCTCTTGCCGGGTGACCCCTTGAGGGCCAGACACATCGCCCAGACTTACTTGACTGAAGTAACCCAATATAACGAGATACGCGGAATGTTCGGATTTACCGGCTATTGGCAGGGAAACAGAGTTTCCGTACAAGGAACGGGGATGGGTATGCCCTCGTTCTCCATCTATGCCAATGAGCTGATTGATTCGTATGGTGCCAATCGCCTGGTGCGGGTTGGAACCTGTGGAACCATGAGTAAAAAACTCCAGCTCAAGGATATTCTGATCGCCCAGGCGGCCGACTGCGACAGCGCCATGAATGCCAGCCGTTTCGGCACCTACCAGTATGCACCGACCGCCTCGTTCGAACTTCTTTGTAAAGCTTATGAACATGCCAAGGCTGCCAAGGTCGGCTTTCAGGTGGGCAACGTATTCACCAGCGACCAGTTCTACGACCTGCACGGCGAGCAGAAAAAGCTCATCGCCCAATCGGTGGGGACGATGGCCATAGACATGGAAACCTGTGAACTGTACACGCTTGCCCATTTGAAAGGCGTACAGGCTTTGACGTTGCTGACCGTCAGCGATTCCTTGCTGACCGGGGAACAGGTGAATCCTAAGGAGCGGCAAAGTACGTTCGATGCCATGGTGGACCTGGCTTTGCTCACGCTCTTCGACTAG
- a CDS encoding DUF4912 domain-containing protein, whose product MILINIDSLSTTELQYIAQQEGLATWQTLDREELIDALEEAFEDQDDEMPAALKGKINRNRYCNSLTDYRGNMQHINGLPGVEELPESYLDTSIHLLLRDPQWAYAYWSLSPSALHSVFGEDGELDGSLFLRVQETMLASKETKTFDISIQGDDNQWNINLPNMGSSYLVDLCYRDQKGNEMSLAQSKSVETYPSYWQDNVEQLALDEDLFTIHFSSLVTKEGEIVDNAVLRDIAQALSKGVL is encoded by the coding sequence ATGATTCTCATCAATATTGATTCTTTGTCTACTACCGAGCTGCAGTACATAGCCCAACAAGAAGGCCTTGCTACCTGGCAGACACTTGACCGCGAAGAGCTCATCGATGCGCTTGAAGAAGCGTTTGAAGATCAGGATGATGAAATGCCCGCCGCTTTGAAAGGCAAAATCAATCGAAACCGCTATTGCAACTCCCTCACCGATTACCGGGGGAACATGCAGCACATCAATGGGTTGCCCGGAGTGGAGGAGCTTCCTGAAAGTTATCTGGATACTTCGATTCATCTCTTGCTTCGCGACCCTCAGTGGGCGTATGCCTACTGGTCTCTCTCCCCGTCGGCCCTTCATTCCGTGTTTGGTGAGGATGGGGAATTGGACGGCTCTCTCTTTTTGCGGGTGCAGGAGACAATGCTGGCAAGCAAAGAAACCAAGACCTTTGACATCAGCATCCAAGGCGATGACAACCAGTGGAATATCAACCTGCCGAATATGGGTTCCTCCTATTTGGTAGACCTGTGCTACCGTGACCAAAAGGGCAACGAAATGTCCCTGGCGCAGAGCAAGAGTGTTGAGACCTATCCCTCTTACTGGCAGGACAATGTGGAACAACTTGCTCTGGATGAAGACCTGTTTACCATTCACTTCTCTTCTTTGGTAACCAAGGAAGGAGAGATTGTTGACAATGCAGTGCTTCGTGATATCGCTCAAGCTTTGAGCAAGGGGGTACTGTAA